The sequence TGGGCCACCAGGATGTTGGTGGCCATGCTGATGCCGAACATGGCACCCACCAGGGCAAACAGCACATTGTTGGCATTGGCCGTGGCCGTCAGCGCCGCTTCGCCCAGATGGCCGCCTACCCAGACCGCATTCACCGAGCCATTGAGTGACTGCAGCACATTGCCCGCCAGTATGGGCAGGGCAAACACCAGCAGCGTGGGGGCGATGGGGCCTTGGGTCAGGTCGCGCAGGGCGGGCTTGGAGGGGGAAGGCATGGCCCATTGTGGCCGGGCTGCAGAAAAAACCATAGCGGCCAGCGCGCATGCAGGGCGCGGTTACATGCGGAATCCGTCGCAGATCCGCCAGGAGGGTACAGCGCAAGCTATGAATTTCAGAGAGCCTCCATGCCGCCCAGGGCGCGGGTGCGAAGCGCAATAATGCCGTCATGGACGACACAAAAGCCTCCTCCCCCACAGTCTTGCCGCGCTGGCCCGCAAGCCACTGGGCCCAGGTCTCGGCCCGTGACTTTGCGCTGGCTCAGGGCAACGGCCTGGCTGCGGCCACCGTGGCCGTGCTGCCCGTGGGTGCGGTGGAGCAGCATGGCCCGCATCTGCCGCTGGCGGTGGACACCACCCTGGTCGACGGCATCGTGGCCGCCGCCCTGCCCCAGTTACCGGTCGAGCTGCCGGTGCTGGTGCTGCCCACGCAAAGCATAGGCCTGAGTCTGGAGCATGAAAGCTATGCCGGCACCCTGGGCCTGTCGCCCGCCACGCTGCTGGCGCTGTGGACCGAGATCGGTGCCTGTGTGGCCCGTGCGGGAGTGAAGAAGCTGCTGCTCTTCAACGCCCATGGCGGCAATGTCAGCAGCATGGACATCGTGGCCCGCCAGCTGCGCATGCAGTGCGGCCTGCTGGTCTACCACAGCAGCTGGTTCAATCTGCCGCTGCAGGGTGCCGATGCTGCTTTCAGTGCCCACGAACACCGCTTTGGCGTGCATGGCGGCGAGGTGGAAACGGCCATGATGCTGCACCTGGCGCCCGAGGCGGTGTGCATGCAGCATGCGCAAAACTTTGCCTCCAGCTCCGAGCAGCGCGCCCAGCACTATCCCATTCTGGGCAATGGCAAAAGCGCCAAGCTGGGCTGGGCCATGCAGGACTACAACCCCCAGGGCGCAGCCGGCAATGCGGCGGCCGCCGATGCAGCGCGGGGCAAGGCCCTGGTGGACGCTGCCGCCGCCAGCCTGGCAGCGCTGCTGCAGGAAATCCACCAACTGCCCGCCAACACCGTGGCTGCGCTGCCCCGGCCTCTGGACTGAGCCTGCAGGGAACGCGCACGCGGCGCGCGTGTTGGTGAAGGTGATGGGGGCGCGGCTTCAGTGATCGGCTGCGTCAAGCGCTGGCGGGCAGCAGATACAGGCGCTCCTGCTGCCAGTGGTGCAAGGCCTCGCGCAGCACCAGCAAGGCGGCGGCTGCGCGCGCCTCGGTAGGCAGATGGGGGTGGTGGCCGGCGTAGTGGCGGCTGGCCTGGCTGGCCAGTTGCTCGAACAAGGCTTCCACCGCTTGGCGCGTGACATGGTCCGGGGCTTGGCCGGCGGTGGGTGCATGGCTGCCCAGCGTGGGCTGGCCGGCGGCCTGTCGGGCCAGCGCCAGCAGCAGCGGATCCTGTGTGACCAGCAGGCTGTCAGGGGGCAGCAGCCGCGCGACAGGCATGACGGCGTCTTCCACCTCCATGATGCCCACCTCCAACTGAATGGCCGTGGGCAAGGCGTTGCCAAAACTGCGCTGTGTCAGCGGCAGCAGGCCCAGTGGCAGCAGGTGGAGCACCGGCACGGCATGCCGCGGGCCGCCTTGGCTGACCAGCAGCTGGCAGTTGGCGTCGTCCATGGAGAACAGCGCCAGCGTCTGCGTGTCGGCCAGGGTCTGGCCAAACAGGGTGCGCAGCTGGCGCATGAGAGCCGCGTGGTCAGCGTGCAGAAGATGGGGCATGGAAGCTTGGTGGCAGTGCAAAACCCCGTTGTACGCCAAGTCTCGGGCAGGGGCCAGGGTGGTGGCCTCCTGCCGGAGGGGGCTGTTAGAGCGTGTTCACGCTGTTAGGCGAAGGTGGCCCAGTCGCGGGTCTCGGGGGTGTCCAGATGGTTCAGGGTGTTGAAGGTCTGCAGCATCAAGCGCTTGGGGCTGATGCTGAATTCCGTCACCGCGCTGTTGCGCAGGCGCATGTTCAGCGCAATGCAGGCCTCGGGTGTGGTGCCCAGCACCTGGCCGACGGCGGTGGAAATCGGCCCGCCGCTGCTGACCAGCAACACATTGCCGCCCGCATGCTGCTTGCGGATCTGCTCCAGCGCCTGGTGGATGCCGTCGGAGAACGCTTCCCAGCTGGGCATGCCCTGGGGGGTGATGACGCCGCTCATCCATTGGGCCAACGCATCGCACAGCAGGCGAAAGTGCAGGCGGTAGCGCTCGGGGGTGTCTGGTTTTTCCAGCGGCTCGGTGTGGATGCAGCGGATCAGCGCATGGCTGTCGTACTCATTGAGTGCGGGCAGCGCCGTGGCGGCGGGCAGGCCGGGTAGCTGGCGGGCAATGCCCTCCAGCGTCTGCGCATGGCGGTGCAGTGTGCCGGTGAACACGGCATCAAAGGACTGCCCGTGCTCCTGCCAGTACTGGCCCAGGCGCTCGGCCTGCGCCATGCCGCGAGGGCTGAGCTGGTCATAGTTGTCGGCTCCAAAAGATGCCTGGCCGTGGCGTACGAGGTAGAGGGTTCCCATGGGCGGATTGTTGGGCCGCGCAGGCGGGCTGCGCTGTCAACCCCGCGACCAGTTGGCGCTTGGGCGACAGCTGCTATCCCGCATGGCTTGTCTGGATTGCGCCGGCGCACAGTGCCACAGGCCGGGTTAAGATGATTGAGAGCTATTCTCATAAAACATAACAGCACGCTCCGCCTCCAGACCGCCAGATGCCTTTTTTCTGCTATGCCGTAGAAAACCATCGCCCGTCTGGAGGCGGAGCGTGCTTTTTTTCTGTGTTCCCCTTTTCCCTTCTGGAGACTTTCATGTTGCTACGTCCCTTGTTTGCCTTGGCCGCCGTGGCCAGCCTGTGTGCCCCCAGCCTGTCCGCCGCTGCGGCGCCCGAGGCGCTGACGCTCTACACCACGCGCGAGCCGGCGCTGATTCAGCCGCTGCTGGCGGCTTTCACGGCCAAGACGCAGATCGAGGTGAAGACGGTGTTCGTCAAGGACGGCCTGCTGGAGCGCGTCAAGGCCGAGGGCGAACGCTCGCCCGCCGATGTGCTGATGACGGTGGACATCGGCAATCTGCTGGACCTGGTGGACGGCGGTATCACCCAGCCGGTGAAGTCGGCCGCGCTGGAAGCCGCCATTCCCGCCCAGCTGCGCGACGCCGGCAACCAGTGGTTTGCCCTGTCCATGCGCGCCCGCGTGCTGTATGCCGAGAAGGATTTGAAAATCGGCACCTTCCGCTACGAAGACCTAGCCAGCCCCAAGTGGAAGGGCAAGGTCTGCAGCCGCGCCGGCCAGCACCCCTACAACACCGCGCTGATTGCCGCCATGATTGCCCACGACGGCGAGGCCAAGACCGAGCAGTGGCTCAAGGGCGTCAAGGCCAATCTGGCACGCAAGGCCACCGGCGGCGACCGCGACGTGGCGCGCGACATCCTGGGCGGTATCTGCGATGTGGGCCTGGCCAACACCTATTACGTGGGCCATATGAAGGCCGCCAAGGAAGGCACGGACGCCCGCAAGTGGGGTGACGCCATCCAGGTGATCAAGCCCACCTTCGCCCCGGCCAAGAGCGGCACCCACATCAACATCAGCGGCGCCTCGGTGGCCAAGCATGCGCCCCACCGCGCGCAGGCCGTGCAACTGCTGGAGTTCCTGGTGTCCGAGCCGGCGCAAAACCTCTACGCCCAGGCCAACTACGAACACCCGGTGCGCAAGGGCGTGGCCCTGGACCCGGTGGTACAGCAAAGCATTGGTGCCATCCAGATCGATACGCTGCCCCTGGCCGAGATTGCCAAGTACCGCAAGCAGGCCAGCGCCTTGGTGGACAAGGTCGGCTTCGACAAGTGACACCCCCCTGAGTCGCTGACGCGCCTTCCCCCCGCTCTCGCATCACTTCGTGCTGCGGGCAGGGGGACGACAGCCTCGCTGCGGGGCGGCCCTTGCTCGCTGTCTCTGGCGGAAGGGGCCTGAGCAGGCGACTGAGGAGGAGCAAGGCTCCTGTGCTGGTGGGTCGGAATAGGCCCGCGTTAAGATGCCGCCCTTTCAGGGCCACGGCACTCGCGGGGTTCGGACTGCTGGAGTGTGCCGCAAAGGCGCAGTGGGCCTTGGGGCGCCAGCCACAACGGCCAGACAGCGCTGCAGGCGCGGCGTCTCGCCCGCAGACAGTACGCCTGTACGGCAAGGGCGAGCAACAAAGCATGCAGCGCTGTCTGGACGCCTCCAACCAGGGCGCCTGCGTTGAGTCAAGGTGGCGGGCGCATGCCTTCCCACTCCATTTCATGAAGAGATTTTTCTTTTAATGTTTTCTGTGTTTCGTTCTGGGTTGCGGCCTGTGGGGGTGGTGTGGCAGGGGGCGAGTTGGTTGATCGCCCTGGGCGTGCTGGCGCCCGTGCTGTCCCTGGCCTGGCTGGCGCTGGGGGCGGACTGGGCGCATTGGCATGATTTGCTGCGCTATGTGCTGCCCGATGCGGCGGCCAATACGGCGCTGTTGCTGACGGGTGTGGGGCTGTTGGTGCTGGTGGTGGGCACGGGCTGTGCCTGGCTGGTCACGGCTTGTGATTTCCCCGGGCGGCGTTGGCTGCTGTGGGCGCTGCTGCTGCCGCTGGCCATGCCGGCCTATATCGTGGCTTTTGCCTACCTGGATGTGCTGCACCCCATAGGCCCGGTGCAGGGCGCGCTGCGCTGGCTGCTGGGTTATGACAGCCCGCGCCAATGGCGGCTGCCCGATCTGCGCTCCATGGGCGGCGCCATCTTTGTGCTGGGCTTCACGCTCTACCCCTATGTGTATATGACGGCGCGGGCCATGTTCATGACCCAGCCCGCCCATTTGCTGGAAGCGGCGCGCTCGCTGGGCGAGACGCGCTGGGGCGCTTTCTGGCGCGTGGCCCTGCCCATGGCGCGGCCGGCGCTGGCCGTGGGCCTGAGCTTGGCGCTGCTGGAGGCGTTGAACGACATCGGCGCCTCGGAATTCCTGGGCGTGCACACGCTCACCGTCTCCATCTACACCACCTGGGTCACCCGCTCCGATCTGGCCGGTGCGGCCCAGATCGCCTGCGCCATGCTGCTGGCCGTGGTGGCCCTGGTCTGGCTGGAGCGACAGGGCCGCAGCCGCCAGCGCTTTGGCGCGGCCCAGCGCATGCGGCCCATACAGCCCAAGCGTCTGCCCGGTCCGCTGGGCTGGGCCCTGACGGCCCTGGTATCGCTGCCGGTGCTGATCGGCTTTGTGGCGCCCGCGGCCTATCTGCTGTGGGAAAGCGCCAAGCGCTTGCTGCAGGGCAGCGGCATCTCCTCCGCGTTGTGGGCCAGTTTGCTCAACACCCTGGGCCTGGCCCTGGGCGTGACGGTGCTGGCCGTGCTGGCCGGCCTGGTCGTGGTCTGGAGCACGCGCCAGGGCGTCAGCACCCGGGCGCCGGTGCGCTGGCCGCTGCAGCTGGCCACGCTGGGCTATGCCGTGCCGGGCACGGTGCTGGCCATTGGCCTGCTGACGCCGGCGCTGGCGCTGGACGCCGGCCTGGCCCAGTTGTTCGGTGCCCAGGGCCTGCCGCTGCTGGGCTTTGGCGTGGTGCTGGTCGTGGCCTGCGTGATCCGCTTTCTGGCCATGCCCGTGGGCGGTCTGGATGCCGGCCTGGCCCGTATCCCGCCCACGCTGGAACAGGCCTCGCGTCTGCTGGGCGAAACCCCCTGGGGTACGCTGCGCCGTGTGCACCTGCCGCTGCTGCGACCGGCCCTGGCCACCAGCGCCATGCTGGTGTTTGTGGATGCCATGAAGGAGCTGCCCGCCACCTTGCTGCTGCGCCCGGCCGACTTTGACACCCTGGCCACCTGGCTGTATGCCGAGGCCGCGCGCGGCACCTATGAGGAGGGCGCCATCGCCGCCCTGTGCATTGTGCTGGCCGGCCTGGTGCCGGTGCTGTGGCTGGCGCGGGTCCAGCAACAGGAGGCAAAATAAATTGATAGCTGTTTACGCTGATACATCCTTGGCTTCAGGCCAGAATAATGCGCAATGCCAGCCACATAGCGCGCTGAATGCTCTGTTTTTTGCTATGACTGTGAAGCTGCCATGACCGCCGCCCTGCGCCTGGAGCGCCTGCATCTGGCCTATGCCACCCCCCAGGGCCTGCACAGCGTGGTGCAGAATTTTGATCTGCAAGTGCCTGCCGGCCAGATCGCCAGCCTGCTGGGCCCATCGGGCTGCGGCAAGACCTCGGTGCTGCGCGCCATTGCCGGCTTCGAGCCGGTGCAAAGCGGTGCCATCTGGCTGGGCGAACGCCTGCTCTCCGGCCCCGGCGTGCAGCTGCCGCCCGAGCAGCGCCAGGTGGGCATGGTGTTTCAGGAATACGGCCTGTTTCCGCATCTGACGGCGGCAGACAACGTGGGCTTTGGCCTGCGCCGCATGGAGGGCGCCGCGCGTGCCCAGCGGGTGCAAGAGTTGCTGGCCGTGGTGGGCCTGGCCCAGGCCGGCGCACGCTACCCGCATGAGCTCTCCGGCGGCCAGCAGCAACGCATTGCCCTGGCGCGGGCCCTGGCGCCGTCACCCGCCTTGCTGCTGCTGGACGAGCCCTTCTCCAACCTCGACGCCGCCACCCGCGAACGCCTGACGCAAGAAGTGCGCGACATTCTGCGCGCCGCCGGCCAGACCGCCGTGCTGGTCACCCACCATGCCCGCGAAGCGGAGACCATGGCAGATGAAATTTTTGAGATGACACCCTCCTGAGTCGCTGCGCGCCTTCCCCCCGCTCTCGCATCGCAAAGCGATGCGGGCAGGAGGACGACACCAGCGCGGCGGGGCGGCCCTTGCGCGGTGTCTCTGGCGAATGGGGTCTTGGCACGCGGCATGCTGTAC comes from Comamonas sp. GB3 AK4-5 and encodes:
- a CDS encoding creatininase family protein produces the protein MDDTKASSPTVLPRWPASHWAQVSARDFALAQGNGLAAATVAVLPVGAVEQHGPHLPLAVDTTLVDGIVAAALPQLPVELPVLVLPTQSIGLSLEHESYAGTLGLSPATLLALWTEIGACVARAGVKKLLLFNAHGGNVSSMDIVARQLRMQCGLLVYHSSWFNLPLQGADAAFSAHEHRFGVHGGEVETAMMLHLAPEAVCMQHAQNFASSSEQRAQHYPILGNGKSAKLGWAMQDYNPQGAAGNAAAADAARGKALVDAAAASLAALLQEIHQLPANTVAALPRPLD
- a CDS encoding histidine phosphatase family protein; its protein translation is MGTLYLVRHGQASFGADNYDQLSPRGMAQAERLGQYWQEHGQSFDAVFTGTLHRHAQTLEGIARQLPGLPAATALPALNEYDSHALIRCIHTEPLEKPDTPERYRLHFRLLCDALAQWMSGVITPQGMPSWEAFSDGIHQALEQIRKQHAGGNVLLVSSGGPISTAVGQVLGTTPEACIALNMRLRNSAVTEFSISPKRLMLQTFNTLNHLDTPETRDWATFA
- a CDS encoding extracellular solute-binding protein, which encodes MLLRPLFALAAVASLCAPSLSAAAAPEALTLYTTREPALIQPLLAAFTAKTQIEVKTVFVKDGLLERVKAEGERSPADVLMTVDIGNLLDLVDGGITQPVKSAALEAAIPAQLRDAGNQWFALSMRARVLYAEKDLKIGTFRYEDLASPKWKGKVCSRAGQHPYNTALIAAMIAHDGEAKTEQWLKGVKANLARKATGGDRDVARDILGGICDVGLANTYYVGHMKAAKEGTDARKWGDAIQVIKPTFAPAKSGTHINISGASVAKHAPHRAQAVQLLEFLVSEPAQNLYAQANYEHPVRKGVALDPVVQQSIGAIQIDTLPLAEIAKYRKQASALVDKVGFDK
- a CDS encoding ABC transporter permease, with translation MFSVFRSGLRPVGVVWQGASWLIALGVLAPVLSLAWLALGADWAHWHDLLRYVLPDAAANTALLLTGVGLLVLVVGTGCAWLVTACDFPGRRWLLWALLLPLAMPAYIVAFAYLDVLHPIGPVQGALRWLLGYDSPRQWRLPDLRSMGGAIFVLGFTLYPYVYMTARAMFMTQPAHLLEAARSLGETRWGAFWRVALPMARPALAVGLSLALLEALNDIGASEFLGVHTLTVSIYTTWVTRSDLAGAAQIACAMLLAVVALVWLERQGRSRQRFGAAQRMRPIQPKRLPGPLGWALTALVSLPVLIGFVAPAAYLLWESAKRLLQGSGISSALWASLLNTLGLALGVTVLAVLAGLVVVWSTRQGVSTRAPVRWPLQLATLGYAVPGTVLAIGLLTPALALDAGLAQLFGAQGLPLLGFGVVLVVACVIRFLAMPVGGLDAGLARIPPTLEQASRLLGETPWGTLRRVHLPLLRPALATSAMLVFVDAMKELPATLLLRPADFDTLATWLYAEAARGTYEEGAIAALCIVLAGLVPVLWLARVQQQEAK
- a CDS encoding ABC transporter ATP-binding protein — its product is MTAALRLERLHLAYATPQGLHSVVQNFDLQVPAGQIASLLGPSGCGKTSVLRAIAGFEPVQSGAIWLGERLLSGPGVQLPPEQRQVGMVFQEYGLFPHLTAADNVGFGLRRMEGAARAQRVQELLAVVGLAQAGARYPHELSGGQQQRIALARALAPSPALLLLDEPFSNLDAATRERLTQEVRDILRAAGQTAVLVTHHAREAETMADEIFEMTPS